In Alphaproteobacteria bacterium, the DNA window CAAGGCGATGGGGTCGATCTTCTCGGTGTTCTTCGGGTCTGTCGGAGCTCTAGGTTGAATCGACATTCATCGCATCCATAGCATAGCGCAAGCGAGTTGGATGAAGCTGATGAAGTAGAGGGCTCTTCTTTCGTATCGGGTCGCGATGTGGCGGAAGTGCTTGAGCTTGTTGAAGCATCGTTCGATCAGG includes these proteins:
- a CDS encoding transposase produces the protein LIERCFNKLKHFRHIATRYERRALYFISFIQLACAMLWMR